One Natator depressus isolate rNatDep1 chromosome 13, rNatDep2.hap1, whole genome shotgun sequence genomic region harbors:
- the LOC141997916 gene encoding olfactory receptor 10A4-like isoform X2: MTYSERKPNENQTISDVFILVGFSYLTRLQILLFLVFLVIYLVTLVGNLLIILLIKLNPSLHTPMYFFLLNLSFLEICYTSSVVPQLLAHLLVEKKTLSIAGCAAQMYIFTIMGLTECCLLAAMAYDRYIAICNPLHYRTIMSGQVCAQLVGASWTIGILVEVVQTTWIFSLPFCGSNRIHHFFCDIPPVIKMACTDTSKNQIVVLALSVLFIMSPFLLIILSYICIISTILKLPSAEGRRKAFSTCSSHLMVVTLFYGTALFTYLRPKSISTPEGDQMISLMYTVVTPVLNPIIYTLRNKEVKGAFRKTIGKRKNRLKTI, encoded by the coding sequence ATGACATATTCTGAGAGAAAGCCTAATGAGAACCAGACCATTTCTGATGTGTTCATCCTGGTGGGGTTTTCGTACCTTACCAGACTCCAAATCCTTCTGTTTCTGGTGTTTCTGGTCATCTACCTGGTCACCCTGGTGGGGAACCTGCTCATTATCCTCCTTATAAAGCTAAATCCCTcacttcacacccccatgtatttcttcctgcTCAACCTGTCCTTCTTGGAAATCTGCTACACAAGCAGTGTGGTCCCTCAGCTGCTGGCTCACCTCCTGGTGGAGAAAAAGACCCTCTCCATTGCAGGCTGCGCTGCCCAGATGTACATCTTCACCATCATGGGCCTCACGGAATGCTGCCTTCTAGCAGCCATGGCGTATGATCGCTACATAGCTATATGCAACCCCCTGCACTACAGAACCATCATGAGTGGCCAGGTGTGTGCACAGCTCGTGGGTGCTTCATGGACCATTGGCATCTTGGTGGAAGTAGTTCAAACCACGTGGATCTTCAGCCTTCCCTTCTGTGGCTCCAACCGCATCCACCACTTCTTCTGCGACATCCCACCAGTGATAAAGATGGCATGCACAGACACATCCAAAAACCAAATTGTGGTCTTGGCTCTGTCCGTGCTGTTTATCATGAGCCCTTTCCTGCTGATAATCCTGTCCTACATCTGCATTATCTCCACCATCCTCAAACTGCCATCGGCAGAGGGAAGGCgtaaagccttctccacctgctcctcccaTCTCATGGTGGTGACTTTGTTCTATGGAACAGCCCTTTTCACCTACCTGAGGCCCAAGTCTATCTCCACCCCGGAGGGTGATCAAATGATTTCCCTCATGTACACAGTTGTCACCCCAGTGTTGAACCCCATAATATACACTCTGAGGAACAAAGAGGTGAAGGGAGCCTTTAGAAAAACAATAGGGAA
- the LOC141997916 gene encoding olfactory receptor 10A4-like isoform X1, whose amino-acid sequence MTYSERKPNENQTISDVFILVGFSYLTRLQILLFLVFLVIYLVTLVGNLLIILLIKLNPSLHTPMYFFLLNLSFLEICYTSSVVPQLLAHLLVEKKTLSIAGCAAQMYIFTIMGLTECCLLAAMAYDRYIAICNPLHYRTIMSGQVCAQLVGASWTIGILVEVVQTTWIFSLPFCGSNRIHHFFCDIPPVIKMACTDTSKNQIVVLALSVLFIMSPFLLIILSYICIISTILKLPSAEGRRKAFSTCSSHLMVVTLFYGTALFTYLRPKSISTPEGDQMISLMYTVVTPVLNPIIYTLRNKEVKGAFRKTIGKSISSHNQRN is encoded by the coding sequence ATGACATATTCTGAGAGAAAGCCTAATGAGAACCAGACCATTTCTGATGTGTTCATCCTGGTGGGGTTTTCGTACCTTACCAGACTCCAAATCCTTCTGTTTCTGGTGTTTCTGGTCATCTACCTGGTCACCCTGGTGGGGAACCTGCTCATTATCCTCCTTATAAAGCTAAATCCCTcacttcacacccccatgtatttcttcctgcTCAACCTGTCCTTCTTGGAAATCTGCTACACAAGCAGTGTGGTCCCTCAGCTGCTGGCTCACCTCCTGGTGGAGAAAAAGACCCTCTCCATTGCAGGCTGCGCTGCCCAGATGTACATCTTCACCATCATGGGCCTCACGGAATGCTGCCTTCTAGCAGCCATGGCGTATGATCGCTACATAGCTATATGCAACCCCCTGCACTACAGAACCATCATGAGTGGCCAGGTGTGTGCACAGCTCGTGGGTGCTTCATGGACCATTGGCATCTTGGTGGAAGTAGTTCAAACCACGTGGATCTTCAGCCTTCCCTTCTGTGGCTCCAACCGCATCCACCACTTCTTCTGCGACATCCCACCAGTGATAAAGATGGCATGCACAGACACATCCAAAAACCAAATTGTGGTCTTGGCTCTGTCCGTGCTGTTTATCATGAGCCCTTTCCTGCTGATAATCCTGTCCTACATCTGCATTATCTCCACCATCCTCAAACTGCCATCGGCAGAGGGAAGGCgtaaagccttctccacctgctcctcccaTCTCATGGTGGTGACTTTGTTCTATGGAACAGCCCTTTTCACCTACCTGAGGCCCAAGTCTATCTCCACCCCGGAGGGTGATCAAATGATTTCCCTCATGTACACAGTTGTCACCCCAGTGTTGAACCCCATAATATACACTCTGAGGAACAAAGAGGTGAAGGGAGCCTTTAGAAAAACAATAGGGAAGAGCATCTCTTCACACAACCAGAGAAATTAA